One Elaeis guineensis isolate ETL-2024a chromosome 10, EG11, whole genome shotgun sequence genomic window carries:
- the LOC105059906 gene encoding vacuolar-sorting receptor 6 isoform X2 produces the protein MASLQLATFLVLLATAIGSVSSRFIVERSNIRVLSPEHIRSHHDAAIANFGVPDYGGTMTGVIAYPDKGTTGCEPFNSGPFKSRTRRPVFLLLDRGDCYFALKAWNGQNAGAAAVLVADNIDEPLITMDNPEESRDSEYVEKITIPSALVNRAFGETLKKALAKGNEEVVVKLDWRESMPHPDNRVEYEFWTNSNDECGPRCEEQMDFVKNFKGHAQLLEKGGFTQFTPHYITWFCPEAFILSKQCKSQCINNGRYCAPDPEQDFGEGYDGKDVVIENLRQLCVHRVANESGRPWVWWDFVTDYHVRCSMKEKKYSRDCGEKVVKSLGLPLDKISKCMGDPEADAENEFLKREQEVQVGRGTRGDVTILPTLVINNVQYRGILERTAVLKAICAGFKESTEPPVCLSGDIETNECLESNGGCWQDLRLNITSCKDTFRGRICKCPTVNGVRYEGDGYTSCQAVGPGRCTVNNGGCWSETRNGKTFSACSELELRGCRCPFGFHGDGYKCEAKNMSRFGLLLMVLVLACVVGAGVAGYIFYKYRLRSYMDSEIMAIMSQYMPLDNQHNESQPLRPDSTA, from the exons ATGGCGAGCCTCCAGCTCGCCACCTTTTTAGTCCTCTTGGCTACGGCAATAGGATCGGTATCAAGCCGATTCATTGTCGAGAGGAGCAATATCAGAGTGCTGTCGCCAGAGCATATCCGGAGCCACCACGATGCCGCCATCGCCAACTTCGGCGTGCCAGACTATGGTGGAACCATGACCGGCGTTATCGCCTACCCCGACAAGGGGACAACAGGCTGCGAGCCCTTCAACAGTGGACCCTTCAAGTCCCGGACTAGAAGGCCAGTGTTTCTCCTCCTTGACCGTGGTG ATTGCTACTTTGCTTTGAAGGCATGGAATGGGCAGAATGCTGGTGCTGCTGCTGTCCTTGTTGCCGACAACATTGATGAGCCTCTGATAACCATGGACAACCCCGAAGAGAGCCGAGACTCCGAGTATGTCGAAAAGATCACCATTCCCTCTGCCCTTGTCAACCGAGCCTTCGGTGAGACCCTTAAGAAGGCCTTGGCGAAGGGGAATGAGGAGGTCGTGGTTAAGCTGGACTGGAGAGAGTCCATGCCTCACCCTGACAACAGGGTGGAATATGAGTTTTGGACTAACAGCAATGATGAGTGTGGCCCTCGCTGCGAAGAACAGATGGACTTTGTTAAAAACTTCAAGGGTCATGCTCAGCTCCTTGAGAAGGGAGGCTTCACTCAGTTTACACCTCACTACATAACGTGGTTTTGCCCTGAGGCCTTCATACTTAGCAAGCAATGCAAGTCTCAGTGCATAAACAATGGGAGGTATTGTGCTCCTGACCCAGAGCAAGACTTTGGTGAGGGATATGATGGCAAGGATGTTGTGATTGAGAACTTGAGGCAGCTTTGTGTTCATAGAGTAGCGAATGAGAGTGGTCGGCCATGGGTTTGGTGGGATTTTGTGACAGATTATCATGTCAGATGTTCGATGAAGGAGAAGAAATATAGCAGGGACTGTGGCGAGAAAGTTGTTAAATCTCTTG GATTGCCTCTGGACAAGATTTCAAAATGCATGGGTGATCCTGAAGCCGATGCTGAGAATGAATTCCTCAAGAGAGAACAAGAAGTCCAG GTCGGTCGTGGCACTCGTGGAGATGTGACCATCTTGCCTACTCTGGTTATAAACAATGTTCAGTATCGAG GAATATTGGAGAGAACTGCTGTTCTGAAGGCAATATGTGCAGGTTTTAAAGAGTCGACGGAGCCTCCTGTTTGCTTGAGTGGAG ATATTGAGACCAATGAGTGCCTTGAATCCAATGGTGGATGTTGGCAGGACTTACGATTAAACATAACTTCTTGCAAG GACACTTTTAGAGGCAGGATCTGTAAATGTCCTACAGTCAATGGTGTTCGGTACGAGGGTGATGGCTACACTTCCTGTCAAG CTGTGGGACCAGGAAGGTGTACAGTGAACAATGGAGGTTGTTGGTCAGAAACAAGGAACGGGAAAACATTTTCCGCCTGCTCA GAATTAGAGTTGAGAGGGTGTCGCTGTCCATTTGGATTTCATGGTGATGGTTATAAATGTGAAG CCAAGAATATGTCAAGGTTTGGTTTGCTTTTGATGGTTTTGGTTCTAGCATGTGTGGTTGGTGCTGGAGTAGCAGGTTACATATTCTACAAATACAGGCTCAGG TCTTACATGGATTCTGAGATCATGGCTATCATGTCCCAGTACATGCCATTAGACAATCAGCACAATGAGAGCCAACCTCTAAGACCAGATTCAACAGCATAA
- the LOC105059907 gene encoding uncharacterized protein, with protein MAKSLRSKKKKRLRTLRREIAEPFYDKKEAAKLAAQEAALAAPKLAVRGPPAATESSIAMDVEMADGGSSQGDQSKSLLKPVGGISKNKIKKKLKLKKGKKRGKGKGKIRKRNI; from the exons ATGGCGAAGTCGCTGcggtcgaagaagaagaagaggctcaGGACGCTAAGGAGGGAGATCGCCGAGCCTTTCTACGACAAGAAGGAGGCAGCCAAGCTCGCCGCCCAGGAGGCCGCCCTCGCCGCCCCCAAGCTTGCCGTCCGCGGCCCTCCCGCCGCCACCGAGTCCTCCATCGCCATGG ATGTGGAAATGGCTGATGGAGGAAGTTCTCAAGGTGATCAATCCAAATCACTCTTGAAGCCTGTTGGTGGTATAAGTAAGAATAAGATAAAGAAGAAATTAAAActgaagaaagggaagaaacgTGGTAAAGGGAAAGGAAAGATCAGGAAACGCAATATATAA
- the LOC105059906 gene encoding vacuolar-sorting receptor 6 isoform X1 — protein sequence MASLQLATFLVLLATAIGSVSSRFIVERSNIRVLSPEHIRSHHDAAIANFGVPDYGGTMTGVIAYPDKGTTGCEPFNSGPFKSRTRRPVFLLLDRGDCYFALKAWNGQNAGAAAVLVADNIDEPLITMDNPEESRDSEYVEKITIPSALVNRAFGETLKKALAKGNEEVVVKLDWRESMPHPDNRVEYEFWTNSNDECGPRCEEQMDFVKNFKGHAQLLEKGGFTQFTPHYITWFCPEAFILSKQCKSQCINNGRYCAPDPEQDFGEGYDGKDVVIENLRQLCVHRVANESGRPWVWWDFVTDYHVRCSMKEKKYSRDCGEKVVKSLGLPLDKISKCMGDPEADAENEFLKREQEVQVGRGTRGDVTILPTLVINNVQYRGILERTAVLKAICAGFKESTEPPVCLSGDIETNECLESNGGCWQDLRLNITSCKDTFRGRICKCPTVNGVRYEGDGYTSCQAVGPGRCTVNNGGCWSETRNGKTFSACSELELRGCRCPFGFHGDGYKCEDTNECKEKLVCNCPDCSCKNTWGGYDCKCKGNLLYIKAEDTCIAKNMSRFGLLLMVLVLACVVGAGVAGYIFYKYRLRSYMDSEIMAIMSQYMPLDNQHNESQPLRPDSTA from the exons ATGGCGAGCCTCCAGCTCGCCACCTTTTTAGTCCTCTTGGCTACGGCAATAGGATCGGTATCAAGCCGATTCATTGTCGAGAGGAGCAATATCAGAGTGCTGTCGCCAGAGCATATCCGGAGCCACCACGATGCCGCCATCGCCAACTTCGGCGTGCCAGACTATGGTGGAACCATGACCGGCGTTATCGCCTACCCCGACAAGGGGACAACAGGCTGCGAGCCCTTCAACAGTGGACCCTTCAAGTCCCGGACTAGAAGGCCAGTGTTTCTCCTCCTTGACCGTGGTG ATTGCTACTTTGCTTTGAAGGCATGGAATGGGCAGAATGCTGGTGCTGCTGCTGTCCTTGTTGCCGACAACATTGATGAGCCTCTGATAACCATGGACAACCCCGAAGAGAGCCGAGACTCCGAGTATGTCGAAAAGATCACCATTCCCTCTGCCCTTGTCAACCGAGCCTTCGGTGAGACCCTTAAGAAGGCCTTGGCGAAGGGGAATGAGGAGGTCGTGGTTAAGCTGGACTGGAGAGAGTCCATGCCTCACCCTGACAACAGGGTGGAATATGAGTTTTGGACTAACAGCAATGATGAGTGTGGCCCTCGCTGCGAAGAACAGATGGACTTTGTTAAAAACTTCAAGGGTCATGCTCAGCTCCTTGAGAAGGGAGGCTTCACTCAGTTTACACCTCACTACATAACGTGGTTTTGCCCTGAGGCCTTCATACTTAGCAAGCAATGCAAGTCTCAGTGCATAAACAATGGGAGGTATTGTGCTCCTGACCCAGAGCAAGACTTTGGTGAGGGATATGATGGCAAGGATGTTGTGATTGAGAACTTGAGGCAGCTTTGTGTTCATAGAGTAGCGAATGAGAGTGGTCGGCCATGGGTTTGGTGGGATTTTGTGACAGATTATCATGTCAGATGTTCGATGAAGGAGAAGAAATATAGCAGGGACTGTGGCGAGAAAGTTGTTAAATCTCTTG GATTGCCTCTGGACAAGATTTCAAAATGCATGGGTGATCCTGAAGCCGATGCTGAGAATGAATTCCTCAAGAGAGAACAAGAAGTCCAG GTCGGTCGTGGCACTCGTGGAGATGTGACCATCTTGCCTACTCTGGTTATAAACAATGTTCAGTATCGAG GAATATTGGAGAGAACTGCTGTTCTGAAGGCAATATGTGCAGGTTTTAAAGAGTCGACGGAGCCTCCTGTTTGCTTGAGTGGAG ATATTGAGACCAATGAGTGCCTTGAATCCAATGGTGGATGTTGGCAGGACTTACGATTAAACATAACTTCTTGCAAG GACACTTTTAGAGGCAGGATCTGTAAATGTCCTACAGTCAATGGTGTTCGGTACGAGGGTGATGGCTACACTTCCTGTCAAG CTGTGGGACCAGGAAGGTGTACAGTGAACAATGGAGGTTGTTGGTCAGAAACAAGGAACGGGAAAACATTTTCCGCCTGCTCA GAATTAGAGTTGAGAGGGTGTCGCTGTCCATTTGGATTTCATGGTGATGGTTATAAATGTGAAG ACACTAATGAGTGCAAGGAAAAGCTTGTATGCAACTGTCCTGATTGCTCCTGCAAGAACACATGGGGAGGATATGACTGCAAATGCAAGGGAAATCTTTTGTACATAAAAGCAGAGGACACATGCATTG CCAAGAATATGTCAAGGTTTGGTTTGCTTTTGATGGTTTTGGTTCTAGCATGTGTGGTTGGTGCTGGAGTAGCAGGTTACATATTCTACAAATACAGGCTCAGG TCTTACATGGATTCTGAGATCATGGCTATCATGTCCCAGTACATGCCATTAGACAATCAGCACAATGAGAGCCAACCTCTAAGACCAGATTCAACAGCATAA
- the LOC105059908 gene encoding fructose-1,6-bisphosphatase, cytosolic, with protein sequence MQSSFLLPTPIANSNSPPSLSLRLPPPSTRTFSFPTGLGLFSVGGRTRRQLSSLRAKPKMDLSGGRGHRTLLEYAGKGGADVGDDLAVLLAHIQHACKRIAAVVASPFNAELGRHGGGGGDGSLSSGRDAPKPLDIVSNDILFSSLQSSGKVAVMASEEDDVPIWITDGGPFVVVTDPLDGSRNIDVSIPTGTIFGIYNRLAELDHLPVEEKAQLNSLQSGNRLVAAGYVLYSSATVLCISFGSGTHAFTLDRSTGEFVLTHPSIQIPRRGQIYSVNDARYFDWPDGLRQYIDTIRQGKGQFPKKYSARYVCSLVADFHRTLIYGGVVMNPRDHLRLVYEANPLSFLVEHAGGRGSDGKSRILSIQPVELHQRLPLFLGSLEDMQELESYDNVQQKINPGYEV encoded by the exons ATGCAATCCTCCTTCCTCCTCCCAACCCCCATCGCGAATTCGAATTCCCCGCCATCTCTCTCCCTCCGTTTACCGCCACCGAGCACCCGGACCTTCTCCTTCCCTACCGGCCTTGGTCTCTTCTCTGTCGGTGGCCGAACGAGGAGGCAGCTCTCCTCCCTGAGGGCCAAACCCAAGATGGATTTATCGGGCGGCAGAGGCCACCGGACCCTTTTGGAGTACGCCGGGAAGGGAGGAGCCGACGTGGGCGACGACCTCGCCGTCCTCCTCGCCCACATCCAGCACGCCTGCAAGCGGATCGCCGCAGTGGTCGCTTCTCCCTTCAATGCTGAGCTCGGCCGgcacggcggcggcggcggagatGGGTCGTTGTCTTCAGGGAGGGACGCTCCCAAGCCTCTCGATATAGTTTCG AATGACATTTTATTCTCCTCACTCCAAAGCTCTGGAAAAGTTGCAGTTATGGCATCGGAAGAAGATGATGTTCCCATTTGGATAACTGATGGTGGCCCATTTGTCGTTGTTACTGATCCTCTAGATGGTTCCCGAAATATCGATGTCTCCATTCCAACCGGAACCATTTTTGGGATCTATAATAGGCTTGCAGAATTGGACCATCTGCCTGTGGAAGAGAAGGCACAGCTCAATTCTCTTCAAAGTGGTAATCGGCTTGTTGCTGCTGGCTATGTGTTATATTCATCTGCTACAGTATTATGCATTAGCTTTGGGTCTGGGACTCATGCATTCACCTTGGATCGCTCAACTGGAGAATTTGTTCTTACACATCCCAGCATACAAATTCCTCGTCGGG GACAGATATATTCTGTAAATGATGCACGATACTTCGACTGGCCAGATGGTTTAAGGCAATATATTGATACTATCAGACAAGGCAAGGGACAGTTCCCAAAGAAATATTCGGCTCGCTATGTCTGTTCGCTGGTTGCTGATTTTCACCGGACTCTTATTTATGGTGGGGTGGTAATGAATCCAAGAGATCATCTTCGCCTAGTTTATGAGGCGAATCCTCTTAGTTTCCTCGTGGAGCATGCTGGAGGCAGAGGTTCTGATGGTAAATCTAGGATTCTTTCAATCCAGCCAGTTGAGCTGCATCAAAGGCTGCCCCTGTTTTTGGGAAGTCTGGAGGATATGCAAGAATTAGAGAGCTATGACAATGTCCAACAGAAGATTAATCCTGGATATGAAGTCTGA